Proteins from a single region of Rhodovibrio salinarum DSM 9154:
- a CDS encoding peptidoglycan-binding domain-containing protein: MLVLAACAAPTDPPSKDQTTSPEASPQNVSYETSRVQTIQRRLTVLGYDAGPIDGTFGPKTRAGIRAFQRDRDLKPTGEPSASLLAAVKSAPQSDKNTGPNATQAADNSDNQDGARTHDRKADTAPTKLRLSDNAVETTVDRPIAHATPDDSPTATNTTSPAPTNQTPESGQATADPQTSPRSTPTDTTPDAKADNDNVAAPGNNAPAQQSDQRQADTDKQATPQLSEIDLTGTRWRLSGGPSQSIIITLGPDGRVEAPVGNWSWQRDGRKVRLSFDSGTRSRSTRTGKLVARDRIEGTGQDSFGRSWSWQARRISQSAANR; this comes from the coding sequence ATGCTGGTCCTCGCGGCCTGCGCGGCACCAACCGACCCGCCATCGAAGGACCAGACTACCAGCCCCGAAGCGTCCCCACAGAACGTGAGCTATGAGACGTCGAGGGTCCAAACTATCCAGCGCCGCCTGACAGTCCTTGGCTATGATGCCGGGCCGATCGACGGCACCTTTGGCCCGAAGACGCGCGCGGGCATCCGGGCCTTCCAGCGGGATCGCGATCTGAAACCGACCGGCGAGCCAAGCGCCAGCCTGCTGGCCGCGGTCAAGTCAGCGCCCCAGTCCGACAAAAACACCGGACCCAACGCCACGCAGGCCGCTGACAACTCCGACAACCAAGATGGGGCGCGCACACACGACCGTAAGGCCGATACGGCCCCGACCAAGCTGCGCCTCTCCGACAATGCCGTCGAGACGACCGTCGACCGGCCCATCGCACACGCCACGCCTGACGACTCCCCCACCGCAACGAACACGACCTCGCCGGCGCCAACCAATCAGACTCCTGAGAGCGGCCAGGCCACAGCCGATCCCCAGACATCGCCCCGGTCCACCCCCACAGACACCACTCCGGATGCCAAGGCAGATAACGACAACGTCGCTGCTCCTGGGAATAACGCGCCGGCTCAACAGTCGGACCAACGGCAGGCCGATACGGATAAGCAGGCCACGCCGCAGCTGTCCGAAATCGACTTGACCGGAACGCGCTGGCGCCTCAGCGGCGGCCCGAGCCAGTCAATCATCATCACCCTCGGACCGGACGGTCGCGTCGAGGCGCCAGTTGGCAACTGGTCATGGCAACGCGATGGCCGAAAGGTCCGTCTAAGCTTCGATTCCGGCACACGGAGCCGGAGCACGCGCACCGGCAAGCTGGTGGCCCGTGACCGGATCGAGGGCACGGGGCAAGACAGCTTCGGACGCTCCTGGTCATGGCAAGCCCGCCGCATCTCGCAGTCAGCCGCTAACCGCTAG
- a CDS encoding peptidoglycan-binding domain-containing protein yields MKRPAGQSKAKRAHALLGAVLALGLVTWGVGAVSPVPPAAAGTDDVAATRAEVRQIQKHLDALGYDAGPVDGQYGQTTRKAIMAFERDHDMPVIGMPDQDVRQRLAKALQRKRAEDTAREEAEADQQDGQNRQTETAQGDDQQTGDTEIALPGTRWRLHHPQGENIVLEFRRGGTIQAPAGSWRWERQDGRVVIHYDSGSRLNSRLIGKLRGPRHMTGWGQDTFGERWQWSADRLPDNNDS; encoded by the coding sequence ATGAAACGGCCAGCCGGACAGTCCAAAGCCAAGCGAGCCCATGCCTTGCTCGGGGCCGTGCTTGCCCTGGGTCTCGTAACCTGGGGCGTGGGCGCGGTTTCTCCTGTACCGCCCGCCGCAGCGGGCACGGACGACGTCGCCGCAACGCGCGCCGAGGTAAGGCAAATCCAGAAGCACCTGGACGCCCTTGGCTACGACGCGGGCCCGGTGGATGGTCAGTACGGTCAGACCACCCGCAAGGCAATCATGGCGTTCGAACGGGATCACGACATGCCGGTTATCGGCATGCCCGACCAGGACGTGCGCCAGCGCCTTGCCAAGGCCCTGCAGCGCAAGCGCGCGGAGGATACCGCTCGGGAAGAAGCTGAAGCGGATCAACAAGACGGCCAAAACCGTCAGACAGAGACCGCTCAGGGCGATGACCAACAGACCGGCGATACCGAGATCGCACTGCCCGGCACACGCTGGCGGCTACACCACCCGCAAGGTGAGAACATCGTTCTCGAATTTCGACGCGGCGGCACGATCCAGGCTCCCGCCGGAAGTTGGCGTTGGGAGCGTCAGGATGGCCGTGTGGTGATCCATTACGACAGCGGCAGCCGTCTGAATTCACGCCTGATCGGCAAGCTCCGCGGCCCGCGGCACATGACCGGCTGGGGTCAGGACACGTTTGGCGAACGCTGGCAGTGGTCCGCGGATCGCCTGCCTGACAACAACGACAGCTAG
- a CDS encoding RNA polymerase sigma factor has translation MPGVQDEVEAHLKSLRRYACALVGNTADADDLVQEAVKRAIYYCSDGREIKDVRAYLFTILHNVRTDQALKSKRAGTQVTIDDEGPQLPSAASQESTVECRQLGQALRQLPESQRQVVLLVGMEGMAYREAAEALGLPIGTVMSRLNRGRQRLRELMSTDRRPGSGRT, from the coding sequence ATGCCAGGCGTCCAGGACGAGGTCGAGGCGCACCTCAAGTCGCTTAGACGGTATGCCTGTGCGCTGGTGGGCAACACGGCCGATGCCGACGATCTGGTACAGGAGGCTGTGAAGCGCGCGATTTATTACTGCTCGGACGGTCGGGAGATCAAGGACGTTCGGGCGTACCTTTTCACCATTCTTCACAATGTGCGAACCGACCAGGCCCTCAAGTCGAAGCGAGCAGGGACCCAGGTGACGATCGATGACGAGGGGCCTCAACTCCCCTCCGCCGCATCCCAGGAGTCCACCGTGGAGTGCCGGCAACTCGGCCAGGCTCTGCGCCAGCTGCCGGAAAGCCAGCGTCAGGTGGTTCTCCTCGTGGGCATGGAAGGCATGGCCTACCGCGAGGCCGCGGAAGCGCTCGGCCTGCCGATCGGCACCGTGATGTCCCGGCTTAACCGCGGTCGGCAACGCCTGCGTGAACTCATGTCAACTGATCGCCGCCCGGGTTCCGGACGCACCTGA